One Oncorhynchus clarkii lewisi isolate Uvic-CL-2024 chromosome 28, UVic_Ocla_1.0, whole genome shotgun sequence genomic region harbors:
- the LOC139387573 gene encoding 60S ribosomal protein L5a — protein sequence MGFVKVVKSKAYFKRYQVKFRRRREGKTDYFARKRLVIQDKNKYNTPKYRMIVRFSNRDICCQIAYAKIEGDQIVSAAYSHELPKYGITVGLTNYAAAYCTGLLLARRLLNKFGLDQVYEGQVEVTGDEFNVESIDGQPGAFTCFLDAGLARTSTGNKVFGALKGAVDGGLSIPHSTKRFPGYDMESKEFNAEMHRKHIMGMNVSDYMSYLMEEDEDTYKKQFSRFIKNGVTPDTVEQMYKKAHAAIRENPVHEKKPKKDVKKKRWNRAKLSLAQRKDRVAQKKASFLRAQEAEAADG from the exons ATG GGCTTTGTGAAAGTCGTTAAAAGTAAGGCCTACTTCAAGAGATACCAGGTGAAATTCAGGAGAAGGCGAG AGGGGAAGACTGACTACTTTGCCCGTAAGCGCCTGGTCATACAAGACAAGAACAAGTACAACACTCCCAAGTACAGGATGATTGTGAGGTTCTCCAACAGAGATATCTGCTGTCAG ATTGCTTATGCCAAGATTGAGGGTGACCAGATTGTCAGTGCCGCCTACTCCCATGAACTGCCAAAGTACGGCATCACAGTGGGACTGACAAACTATGCTGCAGCCTACTGCACAGGCCTACTGCTGGCTCGCAGG CTGCTGAACAAGTTTGGTCTGGACCAGGTGTACGAGGGCCAGGTGGAGGTGACGGGAGATGAGTTCAACGTGGAGAGTATAGACGGCCAGCCGGGGGCCTTCACGTGTTTTCTAGACGCCGGGCTCGCCAGGACGTCGACGGGCAACAAAGTGTTCGGAGCACTAAAGGGCGCCGTCGACGGTGGCCTCTCAATTCCTCACAG CACAAAACGTTTCCCAGGCTATGACATGGAGAGCAAAGAGTTCAACGCAGAGATGCATCGCAAACACATCATGGGCATGAACGTGTCGGACTACATGAGCTACCTGATGGAGGAGGACGAAGACACCTACAAGAAACAGTTCTCCCGCTTCATAAAGAACGGCGTCACGCCAGACACA GTAGAGCAGATGTACAAGAAAGCACACGCCGCCATTAGAGAGAACCCAGTCCACGAAAAGAAACCCAAAAAAGACGTCAAGAAGAAGAG GTGGAACCGCGCCAAACTCTCGTTGGCACAGAGAAAGGACCGCGTTGCCCAGAAAAAGGCCAGCTTTCTACGAGCACAGGAAGCAGAGGCGGCGGATGGTTAG
- the LOC139387572 gene encoding divergent protein kinase domain 1A, which produces MARGLFPRAWIKKSFFFQARISFVRVKYLFLTWLTVFVGGWVIYVQYSNYTELCRGHECKNAICDKYRRGIIDGSACSSLCDKDTLYLGRCLSTSPNNQVYTGGWGDVDGVIRCQVGEVLHYELGEEPEPRREAAVFDKPTRGTSVEKFREMVLNHLKSKLGEQANLASLVTQILSVADGNKDGHVSLPEARSAWALLQLDEVLLGLLLQERGHTPRLMGFCGDLYVTERVPYGPLYGVSLPWPLEAWVPSGARRSMDQWFTPSWPRKAKISMGLLELVEDIFHGNYGSFLMCDLSAGHFGYTDRHDLRLTDPRAIVSEDAFRRTMRALHCEKDDDCLMGADCRTSCDVAQKRCREEVTQPNLAKACRALRDYLLRGTPSELREELERQLYACMALRGSAGQMDMEHSLILNNLKALLWRQISHTKDS; this is translated from the exons GCTCGCATCTCCTTTGTGCGGGTGAAATACCTGTTCCTCACCTGGCTGACGGTGTTTGTCGGGGGCTGGGTGATCTATGTCCAGTATTCCAACTACACCGAGCTGTGCAGAGGACATGAGTGCAAGAACGCCATA TGTGACAAATACAGGAGAGGCATCATTGACGGCTCGGCCTGCAGCAGCCTTTGTGACAAAGACACCCTCTACCTGGGCAGGTGCCTCTCCACCAGCCCCAACAACCAG GTGTACACAGGTGGCTGGGGTGACGTGGACGGGGTGATCCGCTGCCAGGTGGGGGAGGTGCTGCACTATGAGCTGGGAGAGGAGCCGGAGCCCCGGAGAGAGGCTGCAGTCTTCGACAAACCCACCCGCGGAACGTCTGTGGAGAAGTTCCGCGAGATGGTCTTGAATCACCTCAAG TCAAAACTGGGCGAGCAAGCTAATCTGGCCAGCCTGGTGACCCAAATACTCAGCGTCGCCGACGGCAACAAGGACGGCCACGTTTCGCTCCCAGAGGCCCGTTCGGCCTGGGCTCTTCTCCAGTTGGACGAGGTGCTGCTGGGCCTTCTCCTCCAGGAACGGGGCCACACCCCTCGTCTGATGGGCTTCTGTGGAGACCTGTACGTGACCGAGAGGGTACCCTATGGCCCCCTTTACGGTGTCAGCCTCCCCTGGCCCCTGGAGGCCTGGGTCCCCAGTGGGGCCCGACGCAGCATGGACCAGTGGTTCACCCCCTCGTGGCCCCGCAAAGCCAAGATCTCCATGGGTCTCCTGGAGCTGGTGGAGGACATCTTCCACGGCAACTACGGCAGCTTCCTCATGTGCGACCTGAGCGCCGGCCACTTCGGCTACACGGACCGCCACGACCTCCGCCTCACCGACCCGCGGGCCATCGTCTCTGAGGATGCGTTCAGGCGAACCATGCGCGCGCTGCACTGCGAGAAGGATGACGACTGCTTGATGGGGGCGGACTGCCGGACGTCGTGCGACGTGGCTCAGAAACGATGCAGGGAAGAGGTGACCCAGCCCAACCTGGCCAAGGCGTGCAGGGCTCTGAGGGACTACCTCCTGAGGGGAACACCGTCGGAGCTGAGGGAGGAGCTAGAGAGGCAGCTGTATGCCTGCATGGCCCTCAGGGGCTCAGCGGGCCAGATGGACATGGAACACTCGCTCATCCTGAACAACCTCAAAGCTCTGCTGTGGAGACAGATCTCTCATACTAAAGACTCATGA